A DNA window from Brachionichthys hirsutus isolate HB-005 chromosome 10, CSIRO-AGI_Bhir_v1, whole genome shotgun sequence contains the following coding sequences:
- the cct8 gene encoding T-complex protein 1 subunit theta isoform X2 — MALHVPKAPGFAQMLKDGAKHYSGLEEAVFRNIRACKELSQTTRTAYGPNGMNKMVINHLEKLFVTNDAATILRELEVQHPAAKMVVMASHMQEQEVGDGTNFVLVFAGALLELAEELLRMGLSVSEVIEGYEGACKEALEILPDCVCSSAKNLHDIKEVTSLIRTAVASKQYGNEDFLASLIAQACVSIFPESGHFNVDNVRVCKILGCGVTASSVLHGMVFKKEAEGDITSVKDAKIAVYSCPFDCMVTETKGTVLINNAQELMDFSKGEENMMEAQVKAIKETGANVIVTGGKVADMALHYANKYQLMVVRLNSKWDLRRLCKTVQAVALPRMTAPTPEEMGRCDSVYTTEVGDTQVVVFKHEKEDGAIATVIIRGSTDNLMDDIERAVDDGVNTFKVLVRDKRLLPGAGATEIELAKKLTLYGESCPGLEQYAIKKFAEAFEALPRALAVNSGVKGSELISKLYSAHHEGNKNMGFDIEADAPDVKDMLEGGVLEPYLVKHWGIKLASNAAVTVLRVDQIIMAKPAGGPKAPQGKKDFDEDD, encoded by the exons ATGGCTCTTCACGTTCCCAAAGCTCCGGGCTTCGCCCAGATGTTAAAGGATGGTGCCAAG CACTATTCAGGGCTTGAAGAGGCCGTCTTTCGTAACATCAGAGCCTGCAAGGAGCTGTCGCAAACCACTCGCACTGCCTACGGGCCCAACG GAATGAACAAAATGGTCATCAACCACTTGGAGAAGCTGTTTGTCACCAACGATGCTGCAACGATTCTCCGAGAGCTCGAG GTGCAGCACCCGGCGGCTAAAATGGTCGTCATGGCGTCCCATATGCAAGAGCAGGAGGTGGGAGATGGCACCAACTTTGTTCTGGTGTTTGCCGGAGCGCTGCTGGAGCTGGCCGAAGAGCTGCTCAGGATGGGGCTGTCCGTGTCGGAG GTGATCGAGGGCTATGAGGGCGCGTGCAAAGAGGCTCTGGAGATCCTGCCAGACTGCGTTTGCTCCTCGGCTAAGAACCTCCACGACATCAAGGAGGTCACGTCTCTCATTCGCACGGCGGTTGCCAGTAAACAGTACGGCAATGAAGACTTCCTTGCCAGCCTCATCGCACAGGCCTGTG TGTCCATCTTCCCAGAATCTGGACATTTCAATGTCGATAATGTCCGAGTGTGCAAGATTTTG GGCTGTGGGgtgacggcgtcctccgtgctCCACGGCATGGTGTTCAagaaggaggcggagggagACATCACATCTGTTAAAGACGCCAAGATTGCCGTCTACTCCTGTCCCTTTGACTGCATGGTGACAGAGACAAAG GGCACGGTGCTGATAAATAATGCACAGGAGCTCATGGACTTCAGTAAGGGAGAGGAGAATATGATGGAGGCTCAGGTGAAGGCCATCAAGGAGACCGGCGCCAACGTGATAGTGACCGGGGGGAAAGTGGCAGACATGGCTCTGCATTATGCCAACAAATACCAGCTCATGGTTGTCAG GCTAAATTCCAAATGGGACTTGAGGAGGTTATGTAAGACTGTGCAGGCCGTGGCGTTGCCCAGGATG ACCGCTCCGACTCCAGAGGAGATGGGTCGCTGCGACAGCGTGTACACGACGGAGGTCGGGGACACGCAGGTGGTGGTCTTCAAACACG AGAAAGAGGATGGAGCCATCGCGACAGTAATAATCAGAGGATCCACCGACAACCTGATGGATGACATCGAGAGGGCCGTAGATGATGGAGTCAACACGTTCAAGGTTCTGGTCCGG GACAAGCGGCTATTGCCTGGAGCGGGAGCCACTGAGATTGAGCTGGCCAAAAAGCTCACTCTGTATGGAGAG tCCTGCCCCGGTCTGGAGCAATACGCCATTAAAAAGTTTGCCGAAGCCTTCGAGGCGTTGCCTCGCGCGCTGGCCGTGAACAGCGGCGTGAAGGGCAGCGAGCTCATCTCCAAACTCTACTCTGCACATCACGAGGGGAACAAAAACATGGGCTTTGACATTGAG GCAGACGCACCTGATGTGAAGGACATGCTGGAAGGTGGCGTCCTAGAACCGTACCTGGTCAAACACTGGGGCATCAAACTGGCCAGCAATGCTGCAGTAACGGTACTGAGGGTCGACCAG ATCATCATGGCCAAACCAGCAGGAGGGCCGAAAGCTCCCCAGGGCAAGAAAGACTTCGATGAGGACGACTGA
- the rskrb gene encoding ribosomal protein S6 kinase-related protein codes for MGADGSKNSKRKGEGQEDGGFSPGWRGFLSSMGLSIPAGLCRLAPPALHLGRRRMLQGKAPDIPEHVLRLAGVGPDKLREEWSLPAFVAMFLPEFPHKSAPGQENFQVLSYIAKGSFGPILKVKDKSKQRTYAVKVMPKSEILRLGVLEQSKEEVIVQRQVRHPFVHDLQDCWQTQRHLYIMCDYCSTGDLYTYWQMIGQFAEDTVRVFAAELGCALGFLHDFGVIHRDVKMENILLTDNGHLRLADFGLSRRLERGGRAFTICGTIQYMAPEVLSGGPYNHAADWWSLGILLFSLATGKFPVPPEPDHCSMLRKVRTFPYEMPLSFSPPLALLITELLCKTPSRRLRTLERFKRQTFFHGATFDLTLLQRQPVKVILELRERPDRAAKARRGLTLSLQPLKGFDYDALLSPPSTPDEHLDAGVRDHTAVPLPGPPLPLQPPQGKGPRREVFV; via the exons ATGGGGGCCGACGGCAGTAAAAACAGCAAG AGAAAAGGTGAGGGACAGGAGGATGGAGGCTTCTCCCCAGGATGGCGCGGCTTCCTCTCCAGTATGGGCTTGTCCATCCCAGCGGGCCTCTGTCGCCTGGCCCCGCCTGCCCTCCATCTGGGCCGGCGCCGTATGCTCCAAGGCAAAGCCCCCGACATCCCAGAACATGTCCTACGGTTGGCTGGAGTCGGTCCGGATAAGCTGAGAGAGGAGTGGAGCCTGCCTGCATTCGTTGCCATGTTCCTGCCTGAATTCCCTCACAAATCTGCGCCTGGACAGGAAAACTTTCAG GTGTTGAGTTACATCGCCAAAGGTTCATTTGGACCTATTTTGAAAGTGAAGGACAAGTCCAAACAGAGAACGTATGCAGTAAAA GTGATGCCCAAATCAGAGATTCTAAGACTTGGGGTCTTGGAGCAGTCAAAAGAAGAGGTCATAGTCCAG CGTCAGGTCCGCCATCCATTTGTCCACGACCTCCAGGACTGCTGGCAGACTCAGCGCCACCTCTACATTA TGTGTGACTACTGCAGCACTGGGGATCTGTACACCTACTGGCAGATGATTGGTCAGTTTGCAGAGGACACAGTGCGTGTGTTTGCAGCAGAGTTGGGATGTGCGCTTG GTTTTCTGCATGATTTTGGGGTCATTCACCGAGATGTGAAG ATGGAGAATATCCTCCTGACAGACAATG GACACCTCCGTCTAGCTGACTTTGGTTTGTCCCGTCgcctggagagaggaggaagagctttTACCATTTGTGGAACTATTCAATATATGG CTCCAGAGGTGTTGAGTGGTGGGCCTTACAATCACGCAGCTGATTGGTGGTCACTGGGAATTCTGCTTTTTTCATTGGCCACGGGGAAG TTCCCTGTGCCTCCTGAACCGGACCACTGCAGTATGCTCAGGAAAGTGAGGACTTTCCCCTATGAAATGCCCCTCAGCTTTAGCCCCCCACTGGCCTTGCTAATAACTGAG CTTTTATGTAAGACCCCGTCCCGCCGACTGAGGACTCTCGAGCGTTTCAAACGACAAACCTTCTTCCATGGAGCAACCTTTGACCTCACCCTACTGCAACGTCAGCCTGTGAAG GTTATTCTGGAGCTGAGAGAAAGACCGGACCGGGCTGCCAAAGCTCGACGAGGCCTCACGTTGTCCTTGCAGCCTCTCAAGGGCTTTGATTATGACGCTTTACTTAGCCCTCCCTCCACACCAGATGAGCATCTGGATGCTGGTGTACGAGATCACACGGCTGTGCCACTGCCTGGCCCGCCACTCCCACTGCAGCCTCCTCAGGGAAAAGGCCCTCGCAGAGAAGTCTTTGTGTAA
- the LOC137900253 gene encoding protein PIMREG-like: MASSVMDGVGRAVVGVWRQHTVLDESDGAESSPEVPDHFRKLRSSSSLNSLRMSLRKRLPLRSIQTNSLPEDPTWETGKEPPQPGAVRRFTRSARSSISGAYQKLQRTREFAQEECLVETPGRTCGEEDSGASTSRTPRDVPGRAATPRRTPRSAATPRRTPGSRGRRTPEAAVRSVKTGGGRRQLVRTAALRSPFASPSTRNQRPKFDQDLESVSSGLKRLKRLSKAFDNMIGRDDG, from the exons ATGGCGTCTTCGGTGATGGATGGAGTCGGCAGAGCCGTGGTCGGAGTCTGGCGGCAGCACACGGTTTTGGATGAGTCTGACGGTGCCGAGAGCTCCCCAGAGGTTCCCGATCACTTCCGTAAGCTTCGCTCTTCGTCTTCACTCAACTCCCTGCGAATGTCCTTGCGCAAGCGGCTCCCGCTGCGTTCCATCCAAACCAACTCCCTCCCGGAGGACCCAACCTGGGAGACCGGCAAGGAGCCGCCGCAACCTGGCGCAGTCCGCAGGTTTACTCGCAGTGCCCGCAGCTCCATCAGTGGAGCGTATCAG AAGCTGCAGAGAACACGAGAATTTGCGCAGGAAGAGTGCTTGGTTGAGACCCCGGGTCGGACGTGTGGCGAGGAAGACTCTGGCGCATCAACTTCTCGCACGCCGAGAGACGTGCCTGGCCGAGCTGCAACACCCAGACGCACCCCGAGATCTGCAGCCACACCTCGGCGTACCCCGGGATCCCGAGGACGAAGAACTCCCGAGGCTGCCGTACGGAGCGTCAAGACGGGAGGCGGTAGGAGGCAGCTGGTTCGCACGGCTGCATTGCGGAGTCCCTTCGCCTCGCCGAGCACACGGAACCAGAGGCC aaAGTTTGACCAAGATTTGGAGTCGGTGTCCAGTGGCCTTAAGAGGCTCAAACGTCTATCCAAGGCCTTTGATAACATGATTGGCAGGGATGACGGGTAA
- the cct8 gene encoding T-complex protein 1 subunit theta isoform X1: MALHVPKAPGFAQMLKDGAKHYSGLEEAVFRNIRACKELSQTTRTAYGPNGMNKMVINHLEKLFVTNDAATILRELEVQHPAAKMVVMASHMQEQEVGDGTNFVLVFAGALLELAEELLRMGLSVSEVIEGYEGACKEALEILPDCVCSSAKNLHDIKEVTSLIRTAVASKQYGNEDFLASLIAQACVSIFPESGHFNVDNVRVCKILGCGVTASSVLHGMVFKKEAEGDITSVKDAKIAVYSCPFDCMVTETKGTVLINNAQELMDFSKGEENMMEAQVKAIKETGANVIVTGGKVADMALHYANKYQLMVVRLNSKWDLRRLCKTVQAVALPRMTAPTPEEMGRCDSVYTTEVGDTQVVVFKHEKEDGAIATVIIRGSTDNLMDDIERAVDDGVNTFKVLVRDKRLLPGAGATEIELAKKLTLYGESCPGLEQYAIKKFAEAFEALPRALAVNSGVKGSELISKLYSAHHEGNKNMGFDIEADAPDVKDMLEGGVLEPYLVKHWGIKLASNAAVTVLRVDQIIMAKAAGGPRAPQQRGHWDKDGWEEEPDHFESHH, translated from the exons ATGGCTCTTCACGTTCCCAAAGCTCCGGGCTTCGCCCAGATGTTAAAGGATGGTGCCAAG CACTATTCAGGGCTTGAAGAGGCCGTCTTTCGTAACATCAGAGCCTGCAAGGAGCTGTCGCAAACCACTCGCACTGCCTACGGGCCCAACG GAATGAACAAAATGGTCATCAACCACTTGGAGAAGCTGTTTGTCACCAACGATGCTGCAACGATTCTCCGAGAGCTCGAG GTGCAGCACCCGGCGGCTAAAATGGTCGTCATGGCGTCCCATATGCAAGAGCAGGAGGTGGGAGATGGCACCAACTTTGTTCTGGTGTTTGCCGGAGCGCTGCTGGAGCTGGCCGAAGAGCTGCTCAGGATGGGGCTGTCCGTGTCGGAG GTGATCGAGGGCTATGAGGGCGCGTGCAAAGAGGCTCTGGAGATCCTGCCAGACTGCGTTTGCTCCTCGGCTAAGAACCTCCACGACATCAAGGAGGTCACGTCTCTCATTCGCACGGCGGTTGCCAGTAAACAGTACGGCAATGAAGACTTCCTTGCCAGCCTCATCGCACAGGCCTGTG TGTCCATCTTCCCAGAATCTGGACATTTCAATGTCGATAATGTCCGAGTGTGCAAGATTTTG GGCTGTGGGgtgacggcgtcctccgtgctCCACGGCATGGTGTTCAagaaggaggcggagggagACATCACATCTGTTAAAGACGCCAAGATTGCCGTCTACTCCTGTCCCTTTGACTGCATGGTGACAGAGACAAAG GGCACGGTGCTGATAAATAATGCACAGGAGCTCATGGACTTCAGTAAGGGAGAGGAGAATATGATGGAGGCTCAGGTGAAGGCCATCAAGGAGACCGGCGCCAACGTGATAGTGACCGGGGGGAAAGTGGCAGACATGGCTCTGCATTATGCCAACAAATACCAGCTCATGGTTGTCAG GCTAAATTCCAAATGGGACTTGAGGAGGTTATGTAAGACTGTGCAGGCCGTGGCGTTGCCCAGGATG ACCGCTCCGACTCCAGAGGAGATGGGTCGCTGCGACAGCGTGTACACGACGGAGGTCGGGGACACGCAGGTGGTGGTCTTCAAACACG AGAAAGAGGATGGAGCCATCGCGACAGTAATAATCAGAGGATCCACCGACAACCTGATGGATGACATCGAGAGGGCCGTAGATGATGGAGTCAACACGTTCAAGGTTCTGGTCCGG GACAAGCGGCTATTGCCTGGAGCGGGAGCCACTGAGATTGAGCTGGCCAAAAAGCTCACTCTGTATGGAGAG tCCTGCCCCGGTCTGGAGCAATACGCCATTAAAAAGTTTGCCGAAGCCTTCGAGGCGTTGCCTCGCGCGCTGGCCGTGAACAGCGGCGTGAAGGGCAGCGAGCTCATCTCCAAACTCTACTCTGCACATCACGAGGGGAACAAAAACATGGGCTTTGACATTGAG GCAGACGCACCTGATGTGAAGGACATGCTGGAAGGTGGCGTCCTAGAACCGTACCTGGTCAAACACTGGGGCATCAAACTGGCCAGCAATGCTGCAGTAACGGTACTGAGGGTCGACCAG ATCATCATGGCTAAGGCTGCAGGGGGACCCAGGGCTCCCCAGCAGAGAGGCCATTGGGACAAGGACGGCTGGGAAGAGGAGCCTGATCATTTTGAAAGTCACCATTAG